Proteins encoded together in one Lysinibacillus sp. FSL K6-0232 window:
- the walK gene encoding cell wall metabolism sensor histidine kinase WalK, producing MQKVSFFKSIHVKLVLIYILLILLALQIIGIYFARQLEQNLKSNFQDSIFQRVDLMEYSIREEILKERDESMPRLEESLKSIVTEFSTGLRDVSNGDILEIRVIDERQRILATSEPENQNLIGQRSNTDLVRRAISAEALFDIIKLDNQTRNRVWVLANPIRAGAGPDDEIIGVLYIEANIESVFEQMNDINRIFLAGTAMSLVITVFLGILVARTITQPIADMRKQAQAMAKGNYSRKVRVYGTDEIGQLAITFNHLTNRLQEAQSTTEAERRKLDSVLTNMTDGVIATDRKGRIILINDPALELLHISRDITLGRPIASVLGIDQEYSFEDLIHMHDAVNLNFSTADAPYILRANFSVIQKETGFINGLITVLHDITEQEKIEMDRREFVSNVSHELRTPLTTMRSYLEALADGAWKDENIAPTFLHVTQTETERMIRLVNDLLQLSRMDSADYELNKDIVLFNSFFNRIIDRFEMSKTDKVHFERLFPETPFYVDIDTDKVTQVIDNIISNAIKYSPDGGNIRFGFTGQGDTLKVMISDDGMGIPKENVGRIFDRFYRVDRARARSMGGTGLGLAIAREMIEAHGGKIWAESEEGQGTTIFFTLPYDADEFSEAGEWE from the coding sequence ATGCAAAAAGTAAGCTTCTTTAAATCCATTCATGTTAAATTAGTGCTGATTTATATTTTATTAATATTGCTTGCTTTACAAATTATCGGTATCTATTTCGCTCGCCAATTGGAACAAAATTTAAAGAGCAACTTCCAAGATTCCATTTTTCAGCGTGTTGATTTGATGGAATATAGTATTCGCGAAGAAATTTTAAAGGAACGCGATGAAAGCATGCCTAGGCTGGAGGAAAGTCTAAAGTCCATTGTGACAGAGTTTTCTACAGGGCTAAGGGATGTTTCAAATGGCGATATTTTAGAAATTCGTGTTATTGATGAAAGACAACGTATATTGGCGACATCTGAGCCTGAAAATCAAAATTTGATTGGGCAACGCTCTAACACAGACCTTGTACGTCGGGCAATATCAGCAGAAGCACTCTTTGATATTATTAAATTGGATAATCAAACAAGGAATCGAGTATGGGTATTAGCAAACCCGATTCGAGCTGGTGCAGGACCTGATGATGAAATTATTGGTGTTCTTTATATTGAGGCGAATATTGAATCGGTTTTTGAACAAATGAATGATATTAATCGTATCTTCCTTGCTGGTACAGCTATGTCCTTAGTAATTACGGTCTTTTTAGGTATTTTAGTTGCACGTACAATTACACAGCCAATTGCTGATATGCGAAAGCAAGCACAGGCGATGGCGAAGGGGAACTACTCTCGAAAGGTACGAGTATACGGCACAGATGAAATAGGACAGCTCGCAATTACCTTTAACCATTTAACAAATCGTTTACAGGAGGCTCAATCTACAACAGAGGCTGAGCGACGTAAGCTAGATTCGGTTTTGACTAATATGACAGATGGCGTTATTGCAACAGATCGTAAGGGGCGCATTATTTTAATTAATGACCCTGCATTGGAATTATTGCATATTTCAAGAGATATTACATTAGGTCGTCCCATTGCTTCTGTTTTAGGGATTGATCAGGAATATAGTTTTGAAGATTTAATCCATATGCATGATGCTGTTAACCTAAATTTTAGTACAGCAGATGCACCTTATATTTTACGTGCCAATTTCTCTGTTATTCAAAAGGAAACAGGGTTTATTAATGGTCTTATTACAGTGCTGCATGATATTACAGAGCAGGAAAAGATAGAAATGGATCGTCGCGAATTTGTATCGAATGTTTCGCATGAGCTAAGAACACCATTAACAACAATGCGTAGTTATTTAGAGGCATTGGCAGATGGTGCATGGAAAGATGAAAATATCGCACCTACTTTTTTACATGTTACACAAACAGAAACAGAGCGTATGATTCGCTTAGTTAATGATTTATTGCAATTATCACGAATGGATAGTGCAGATTATGAATTAAATAAGGATATTGTCTTATTTAATTCCTTCTTTAATCGCATTATTGATCGTTTTGAGATGTCTAAAACCGATAAAGTGCATTTTGAACGTCTATTCCCTGAAACACCATTTTATGTAGATATTGATACAGATAAGGTGACACAGGTTATTGATAATATTATTTCAAATGCTATTAAGTATTCGCCTGACGGTGGCAATATTCGCTTTGGTTTTACAGGACAAGGAGATACATTGAAGGTTATGATTTCAGATGATGGTATGGGGATTCCAAAGGAAAATGTAGGTCGGATTTTTGATCGTTTCTATCGTGTTGACCGTGCTCGTGCCCGTTCCATGGGAGGGACAGGCTTAGGCTTGGCTATTGCGCGGGAAATGATTGAGGCACATGGCGGTAAAATTTGGGCTGAAAGTGAGGAAGGTCAAGGGACAACAATTTTCTTCACATTACCATATGATGCAGATGAATTTAGTGAGGCAGGTGAGTGGGAATGA